In Stigmatopora argus isolate UIUO_Sarg chromosome 10, RoL_Sarg_1.0, whole genome shotgun sequence, the following proteins share a genomic window:
- the LOC144083600 gene encoding T-cell surface glycoprotein CD3 epsilon chain-like, with amino-acid sequence MNNSVLLLSSLLMILSAVEAGTGAVSFWRNSFTLTCPENGIWFRAGSSVHNKNKTFEIIYDRKSKGLYHCEYGEKTKYFFYVEGKVCSNCFELDAILFALVIVADVSITLLLMLFIYKCTKKNISRRTKDPAQPSSDYDHLKTHSQDPYSFLKNRSR; translated from the exons ATGAACAACAGTGTTTTGCTTCTTAGCTCCCTCCTGATGATACTAAGTGCCGTGGAAGCTGGTACAG GTGCTGTGTCTTTCTGGCGGAACAGCTTCACACTGACATGCCCAGAAAATGGGATTTGGTTCAGAGCGGGTTCCTCAGttcacaacaaaaacaagacttttgaaattatttatgaTCGCAAAAGCAAAGGCCTTTACCATTGTGAATACGGTGAAAAGACTAAATACTTCTTCTACGTGGAAGGAAAGG TTTGTTCTAATTGTTTCGAGCTGGATGCCATCCTGTTTGCACTGGTCATTGTGGCAGATGTGAGCATAACACTTCTACTGATGTTATTCATTTACAAGTGcacaaaaaagaacatttcacgGCGTACCAAAG ACCCAGCCCAGCCTTCTTCTGACTATGAT CATCTGAAAACCCACTCCCAGGATCCTTATTCTTTTCTGAAAAATAGATCAAGATGA
- the tmem25 gene encoding transmembrane protein 25 yields the protein MDNVCKRRWSSGSQAMVFLHTLALSCAGAVEPSSKIDGHRQTTLTLRENMIHRFNCHSEGWHAHAPISLTWYLNGEQQRSPGAKDGLAMSPLKGSEVRRLGVNHNSTFSMRARKWDRELVCVALNPKSGETYNASVTLNVQFRPEILRMSAHSSETSDPGLLLILFALVQSNPPAIFTFADQSGFLMANTSDILILDLPHYPWLTNHTLKVTLSSLAGNISLNASNAVGTTQNNLTLTEFLHSRVEVPMLGIVTGGSMAFMALLILSLIVLCLMQRTSKSIDEPVEILMTRKSDSTSFKTVRTYIPRENMSLPSNMQLNDLMTLKKAQENAQHITEGAKKKQEEDEDLSLAYAARGFARYPMVGYIYKVSSTSSEEIWL from the exons ATGGATAATGTGTGCAAGAGAAGGTGGTCATCAGGCTCCCAGGCCATGGTGTTTCTTCACACACTGGCATTATCCTGTGCAG GTGCTGTTGAACCTTCCTCCAAAATTGATGGACATCGTCAGACAACACTGACTTTAAGAGAAAACATGATACACAGGTTCAACTGTCATTCTGAAGGCTGGCACGCCCATGCACCAATCTCATTGACCTGGTACCTGAACGGTGAGCAGCAGAGGTCACCCGGTGCCAAAGATGGTCTGGCGATGTCACCCCTAAAAGGCTCTGAGGTCAGAAGGCTCGGAGTCAATCACAACAGCACATTCTCTATGCGGGCCAGAAAGTGGGACAGGGAGCTGGTGTGTGTAGCATTAAACCCTAAATCTGGGGAGACCTACAATGCCTCAGTCACACTCAATGTCCAAT TTCGACCTGAGATCCTCAGGATGAGCGCACACTCCAGCGAAACCTCAGACCCTGGTCTTTTGTTAATCCTCTTTGCTCTGGTTCAGTCCAACCCACCTGCGATCTTCACCTTTGCGGATCAGTCCGGGTTTCTGATGGCTAACACTTCAGACATCCTCATCCTTGACTTGCCCCATTACCCCTGGCTGACCAATCACACACTGAAGGTCACTCTTAGTAGTTTAGCAGGCAATATTTCGCTGAATGCCAGCAACGCTGTGGGCACAACACaaaacaacctcacactgacaG AGTTCTTGCACTCTCGTGTAGAAGTGCCAATGCTGGGAATTGTAACTGGAGGCTCAATGGCCTTCATGGCCCTTCTCATCCTTAGCCTGATAGTCCTCTGCCTCATGCAAAGAACAAGCAAGTCCATTG ATGAACCTGTTGAGATTCTAATGACTAGGAAAag CGACTCAACCAGTTTCAAAACAGTGAGAACTTACATccccagagagaacatgtcTCTTCCTTCCAATATGCAGCTCAACGACCTCATGACCTTAAAAAagg CACAAGAGAATGCACAGCACATAACTGAGGGAGCAAAGAAGAAACAAGAGGAGGATGAAGATCTGTCTTTAGCCTATGCTGCCAGAG GTTTTGCCAGATATCCAATGGTGGGCTACATCTACAAGGTGAGCAGCACAAGTAGCGAGGAAATCTGGCTCTGA
- the LOC144083927 gene encoding myelin protein zero-like protein 2, with protein sequence MSVMRIFLLCGLAASGVLQVNGIRIFTSDDVEAVNGTDIRLKCTFSSSSTINPNLIIVSWSFRPLKPGREESVFHYQQKPYPPQEGIFRNRIIWAGDIMGQDASIIIREVKFTYNGTYTCQVKNPPDVHGSVGEIRLHVVTTASFSELLLLAFAVGGGIAVVVLLLIIIVSCRRCKRKRQRREGEVEAPRKERKDPTVCHPMKALHLYLSQTSIEIDSSDGMISEASTKDPSSDSDGPESDDDDEDDEFDFSD encoded by the exons ATGAGCGTCATGaggatttttcttctttgtggaCTCGCAGCTTCAG GCGTGCTGCAGGTCAATGGGATCCGCATATTCACTTCAGATGACGTGGAGGCCGTCAACGGGACGGACATTCGTCTGAAGTGTACATTCTCTAGTTCCTCTACTATCAACCCAAATCTCATCATCGTCTCTTGGAGCTTCCGACCCCTTAAACCAGGCCGAGAAGAATCA GTGTTTCACTACCAGCAGAAGCCATATCCCCCTCAAGAGGGAATTTTTAGGAACCGCATCATCTGGGCTGGTGACATCATGGGCCAGGATGCCTCCATCATAATTCGCGAAGTGAAGTTCACCTACAACGGCACTTACACGTGCCAGGTGAAGAACCCACCGGATGTGCATGGATCAGTTGGAGAGATTCGACTACATGTCGTCACTACAG CCTCATTCTCGGAGCTTCTGCTGCTGGCTTTTGCTGTTGGGGGAGGCATCGCCGTTGTGGttctcctcctcatcatcatagTGTCCTGCAGGAGGTgcaagagaaagagacagaggcGGGAAGGGGAGGTAGAGGCTCCTCGCAAAGAGAGAAAAGATCCCACAGTATG CCACCCAATGAAGGCCCTCCACCTGTACCTATCACAGACGTCCATAGAGATTGACAGTTCAGATGGAATGATCTCAGAGGCCAGCACTAAAGATCCCAGCTCCGACTCGGATGGCCCAGAATCGGACGACGACGATGAAGATGACGAGTTTGACTTTTCGGACTAA
- the LOC144083746 gene encoding T-cell surface glycoprotein CD3 gamma chain isoform X2 → MAMKRCNIIPYVLVIWTITEFVWCDKGSYIDFSVRSSHGGITILCGENNKVAKDNINVTFPLMYKDENSGEYECVDLTGKTIGQKIFVKFRSCENCVELDLVSMSGLFCGDLIATIVLGVAVYLVSKQTHAFVINSQHKKSDRKHLTSNETQRSVPDEDYQELRHKDGRREIYHTLSDGKRGYPTD, encoded by the exons ATGGCAATGAAACGTTGCAACATTATACCCTATGTTTTAGTAATTTGGACAATTACTG AATTTGTCTGGTGTGATAAAG GATCCTATATAGATTTTTCGGTGAGATCTTCTCATGGGGGCATCACAATATTGTGTGGTGAAAACAACAAAGTGGCAAAAGATAATATAAATGTGACGTTTCCATTAATGTACAAAGATGAGAACTCTGGAGAGTATGAATGTGTTGATCTAACAGGAAAAACAATAGGACAAAAAATCTTCGTGAAGTTCAGAT CTTGTGAAAACTGCGTGGAGCTCGACCTTGTTTCCATGTCAGGTCTTTTTTGCGGGGATTTGATAGCTACAATTGTACTTGGAGTGGCTGTCTATCTTGTCTCAAAACAAACTCATGCCTTTGTAATCAACTCTCAGCACAAaa AGTCTGATAGAAAACATCTTACTTCAAACGAGACACAGCGGTCAGTCCCAGATGAGGACTACCAGGAG ctaAGACACAAAGATGGTCGCAGAGAAATATACCACACACTCTCTGATGGAAAGCGTGGTTATCCAACGGATTAA
- the LOC144083746 gene encoding uncharacterized protein LOC144083746 isoform X1: MVSFYMHTMMKTLYFFTRTSQMAMKRCNIIPYVLVIWTITEFVWCDKGSYIDFSVRSSHGGITILCGENNKVAKDNINVTFPLMYKDENSGEYECVDLTGKTIGQKIFVKFRSCENCVELDLVSMSGLFCGDLIATIVLGVAVYLVSKQTHAFVINSQHKKSDRKHLTSNETQRSVPDEDYQELRHKDGRREIYHTLSDGKRGYPTD; encoded by the exons ATGGTTTCATTTTATATGCACACAATGATGAAAACCTTGTACTTTTTCACCAGAACCAGTCAGATGGCAATGAAACGTTGCAACATTATACCCTATGTTTTAGTAATTTGGACAATTACTG AATTTGTCTGGTGTGATAAAG GATCCTATATAGATTTTTCGGTGAGATCTTCTCATGGGGGCATCACAATATTGTGTGGTGAAAACAACAAAGTGGCAAAAGATAATATAAATGTGACGTTTCCATTAATGTACAAAGATGAGAACTCTGGAGAGTATGAATGTGTTGATCTAACAGGAAAAACAATAGGACAAAAAATCTTCGTGAAGTTCAGAT CTTGTGAAAACTGCGTGGAGCTCGACCTTGTTTCCATGTCAGGTCTTTTTTGCGGGGATTTGATAGCTACAATTGTACTTGGAGTGGCTGTCTATCTTGTCTCAAAACAAACTCATGCCTTTGTAATCAACTCTCAGCACAAaa AGTCTGATAGAAAACATCTTACTTCAAACGAGACACAGCGGTCAGTCCCAGATGAGGACTACCAGGAG ctaAGACACAAAGATGGTCGCAGAGAAATATACCACACACTCTCTGATGGAAAGCGTGGTTATCCAACGGATTAA
- the LOC144083746 gene encoding uncharacterized protein LOC144083746 isoform X3 has translation MVSFYMHTMMKTLYFFTRTSQMAMKRCNIIPYVLVIWTITEFVWCDKGSYIDFSVRSSHGGITILCGENNKVAKDNINVTFPLMYKDENSGEYECVDLTGKTIGQKIFVKFRSCENCVELDLVSMSGLFCGDLIATIVLGVAVYLVSKQTHAFVINSQHKKSDRKHLTSNETQRSVPDEDYQEAD, from the exons ATGGTTTCATTTTATATGCACACAATGATGAAAACCTTGTACTTTTTCACCAGAACCAGTCAGATGGCAATGAAACGTTGCAACATTATACCCTATGTTTTAGTAATTTGGACAATTACTG AATTTGTCTGGTGTGATAAAG GATCCTATATAGATTTTTCGGTGAGATCTTCTCATGGGGGCATCACAATATTGTGTGGTGAAAACAACAAAGTGGCAAAAGATAATATAAATGTGACGTTTCCATTAATGTACAAAGATGAGAACTCTGGAGAGTATGAATGTGTTGATCTAACAGGAAAAACAATAGGACAAAAAATCTTCGTGAAGTTCAGAT CTTGTGAAAACTGCGTGGAGCTCGACCTTGTTTCCATGTCAGGTCTTTTTTGCGGGGATTTGATAGCTACAATTGTACTTGGAGTGGCTGTCTATCTTGTCTCAAAACAAACTCATGCCTTTGTAATCAACTCTCAGCACAAaa AGTCTGATAGAAAACATCTTACTTCAAACGAGACACAGCGGTCAGTCCCAGATGAGGACTACCAGGAGGCAGA ctaA